One Podarcis muralis chromosome 1, rPodMur119.hap1.1, whole genome shotgun sequence genomic window carries:
- the RASSF7 gene encoding ras association domain-containing protein 7 isoform X1 has product MELKVWVDGVQRVVCGVSEQTTCQEVVIALARAIGQTGRYVLIQRLREKERQLLPHECPVESMAKCGQYANDVQFILQRTGPSLTERPSSDSAPQVPERTFVRASLPIKPRPVGTEVPRPRQPKKSLTFNLGPMASSDLHAKNKLKQHKKDSVGWREGASGGLLSKEELFKTILHQQEHLYSLEMQGDALEMDLRHWEFNRGSCQEDEILHLEQLIRQNESELGEEGFWQSELRSEKECERERQEKVHTLQATMEEYTQKIHELMVKTEALEREIQWEISERAKRAKEAPRQSPTELEEMAAKMKRDLEAKAKQSAHLESSLETVGKALEEAEQSLQAQNQELEELNKELRQCNLQQFIQQTGAMVTSPQPRSEAEPQLDETSSELLAHQRTGDLLEPSADSPPRATAKQFLGNPRNLQNPLVSSLNPEVMSAKQSIWR; this is encoded by the exons ATGGAGCTAAAGGTCTGGGTGGATGGTGTCCAGCGGGTTGTATGCGGTGTCTCCGAACAGACCACATGCCAGGAGGTTGTCATAGCATTGGCACGTGCCATTG GTCAAACAGGTCGCTATGTTCTCATCCAAAGACTACGTGAGAAAGAGAGGCAGCTTCTCCCACATGAATGCCCTGTGGAGTCCATGGCCAAGTGCGGACAGTACGCCAATGACGTGCAATTCATATTGCAGCGCACAGGCCCCAGCCTCACCGAGAGACCTTCTTCAGACAGTGCTCCCCAGGTACCCGAGAGGACGTTTGTCAGGGCTAGCCTGCCCATCAAACCCAGGCCGGTCGGCACAGAAGTGCCCAGGCCCAGGCAGCCCAAAAAATCCTTAACCTTCAACCTGGGCCCTATGGCCTCCAGTGACCTGCATGCCAAGAACAAGCTGAAGCAACACAAGAAGGACAGCGTGGGCTGGAGGGAAGGTGCTAGTGGGGGCCTGCTTTCCAAAGAGGAGCTGTTCAAGACCATACTGCACCAACAGGAGCATCTCTACTCCCTGGAGATGCAGGGGGATGCCTTGGAAATGGACCTCCGGCACTGGGAATTCAACAGAGGCTCCTGCCAGGAGGACGAGATCCTGCACCTGGAGCAGCTGATTCGGCAAAACGAGAGTGAGCTGGGTGAGGAAGGGTTTTGGCAGAGTGAACTGCGCTCAGAGAAGGAGTGCGAAAGGGAGCGCCAGGAGAAAGTCCACACCCTGCAGGCCACCATGGAGGAGTACACGCAAAAAATACATGAGCTTATGGTGAAAACGGAGGCCTTGGAGAGAGAAATTCAGTGGGAGATTTCCGAGAGGGCCAAGAGGGCAAAGGAAGCCCCGAGGCAGAGCCCTACTGAACTAGAGGAAATGGCAGCTAAAATGAAAAGGGACCTGGAAGCTAAGGCCAAGCAGAGTGCCCACCTGGAGAGCAGCTTGGAAACTGTGGGGAAGGCCTTGGAGGAAGCAGAGCAAAGCCTTCAG GCCCAGAACCAAGAGCTGGAGGAGCTAAATAAGGAGCTGAGGCAGTGTAACTTGCAGCAGTTCATCCAGCAGACAGGAGCCATGGTGACTTCCCCACAGCCCAGATCAGAAGCGGAACCCCAGCTGGATGAAACCAGCTCTGagctgctggctcaccagagaaCCGGAG ATCTACTTGAGCCCAGCGCAGATTCACCTCCCCGAGCCACAGCCAAGCAGTTCCTCGGCAATCCACGAAACCTTCAGAACCCCCTGGTGTCCAGCTTGAACCCTGAGG
- the RASSF7 gene encoding ras association domain-containing protein 7 isoform X3, with protein MELKVWVDGVQRVVCGVSEQTTCQEVVIALARAIGQTGRYVLIQRLREKERQLLPHECPVESMAKCGQYANDVQFILQRTGPSLTERPSSDSAPQVPERTFVRASLPIKPRPVGTEVPRPRQPKKSLTFNLGPMASSDLHAKNKLKQHKKDSVGWREGASGGLLSKEELFKTILHQQEHLYSLEMQGDALEMDLRHWEFNRGSCQEDEILHLEQLIRQNESELGEEGFWQSELRSEKECERERQEKVHTLQATMEEYTQKIHELMVKTEALEREIQWEISERAKRAKEAPRQSPTELEEMAAKMKRDLEAKAKQSAHLESSLETVGKALEEAEQSLQIYLSPAQIHLPEPQPSSSSAIHETFRTPWCPA; from the exons ATGGAGCTAAAGGTCTGGGTGGATGGTGTCCAGCGGGTTGTATGCGGTGTCTCCGAACAGACCACATGCCAGGAGGTTGTCATAGCATTGGCACGTGCCATTG GTCAAACAGGTCGCTATGTTCTCATCCAAAGACTACGTGAGAAAGAGAGGCAGCTTCTCCCACATGAATGCCCTGTGGAGTCCATGGCCAAGTGCGGACAGTACGCCAATGACGTGCAATTCATATTGCAGCGCACAGGCCCCAGCCTCACCGAGAGACCTTCTTCAGACAGTGCTCCCCAGGTACCCGAGAGGACGTTTGTCAGGGCTAGCCTGCCCATCAAACCCAGGCCGGTCGGCACAGAAGTGCCCAGGCCCAGGCAGCCCAAAAAATCCTTAACCTTCAACCTGGGCCCTATGGCCTCCAGTGACCTGCATGCCAAGAACAAGCTGAAGCAACACAAGAAGGACAGCGTGGGCTGGAGGGAAGGTGCTAGTGGGGGCCTGCTTTCCAAAGAGGAGCTGTTCAAGACCATACTGCACCAACAGGAGCATCTCTACTCCCTGGAGATGCAGGGGGATGCCTTGGAAATGGACCTCCGGCACTGGGAATTCAACAGAGGCTCCTGCCAGGAGGACGAGATCCTGCACCTGGAGCAGCTGATTCGGCAAAACGAGAGTGAGCTGGGTGAGGAAGGGTTTTGGCAGAGTGAACTGCGCTCAGAGAAGGAGTGCGAAAGGGAGCGCCAGGAGAAAGTCCACACCCTGCAGGCCACCATGGAGGAGTACACGCAAAAAATACATGAGCTTATGGTGAAAACGGAGGCCTTGGAGAGAGAAATTCAGTGGGAGATTTCCGAGAGGGCCAAGAGGGCAAAGGAAGCCCCGAGGCAGAGCCCTACTGAACTAGAGGAAATGGCAGCTAAAATGAAAAGGGACCTGGAAGCTAAGGCCAAGCAGAGTGCCCACCTGGAGAGCAGCTTGGAAACTGTGGGGAAGGCCTTGGAGGAAGCAGAGCAAAGCCTTCAG ATCTACTTGAGCCCAGCGCAGATTCACCTCCCCGAGCCACAGCCAAGCAGTTCCTCGGCAATCCACGAAACCTTCAGAACCCCCTGGTGTCCAGCTTGA
- the RASSF7 gene encoding ras association domain-containing protein 7 isoform X2, with the protein MELKVWVDGVQRVVCGVSEQTTCQEVVIALARAIGQTGRYVLIQRLREKERQLLPHECPVESMAKCGQYANDVQFILQRTGPSLTERPSSDSAPQVPERTFVRASLPIKPRPVGTEVPRPRQPKKSLTFNLGPMASSDLHAKNKLKQHKKDSVGWREGASGGLLSKEELFKTILHQQEHLYSLEMQGDALEMDLRHWEFNRGSCQEDEILHLEQLIRQNESELGEEGFWQSELRSEKECERERQEKVHTLQATMEEYTQKIHELMVKTEALEREIQWEISERAKRAKEAPRQSPTELEEMAAKMKRDLEAKAKQSAHLESSLETVGKALEEAEQSLQAQNQELEELNKELRQCNLQQFIQQTGAMVTSPQPRSEAEPQLDETSSELLAHQRTGGWNTTQRIYLSPAQIHLPEPQPSSSSAIHETFRTPWCPA; encoded by the exons ATGGAGCTAAAGGTCTGGGTGGATGGTGTCCAGCGGGTTGTATGCGGTGTCTCCGAACAGACCACATGCCAGGAGGTTGTCATAGCATTGGCACGTGCCATTG GTCAAACAGGTCGCTATGTTCTCATCCAAAGACTACGTGAGAAAGAGAGGCAGCTTCTCCCACATGAATGCCCTGTGGAGTCCATGGCCAAGTGCGGACAGTACGCCAATGACGTGCAATTCATATTGCAGCGCACAGGCCCCAGCCTCACCGAGAGACCTTCTTCAGACAGTGCTCCCCAGGTACCCGAGAGGACGTTTGTCAGGGCTAGCCTGCCCATCAAACCCAGGCCGGTCGGCACAGAAGTGCCCAGGCCCAGGCAGCCCAAAAAATCCTTAACCTTCAACCTGGGCCCTATGGCCTCCAGTGACCTGCATGCCAAGAACAAGCTGAAGCAACACAAGAAGGACAGCGTGGGCTGGAGGGAAGGTGCTAGTGGGGGCCTGCTTTCCAAAGAGGAGCTGTTCAAGACCATACTGCACCAACAGGAGCATCTCTACTCCCTGGAGATGCAGGGGGATGCCTTGGAAATGGACCTCCGGCACTGGGAATTCAACAGAGGCTCCTGCCAGGAGGACGAGATCCTGCACCTGGAGCAGCTGATTCGGCAAAACGAGAGTGAGCTGGGTGAGGAAGGGTTTTGGCAGAGTGAACTGCGCTCAGAGAAGGAGTGCGAAAGGGAGCGCCAGGAGAAAGTCCACACCCTGCAGGCCACCATGGAGGAGTACACGCAAAAAATACATGAGCTTATGGTGAAAACGGAGGCCTTGGAGAGAGAAATTCAGTGGGAGATTTCCGAGAGGGCCAAGAGGGCAAAGGAAGCCCCGAGGCAGAGCCCTACTGAACTAGAGGAAATGGCAGCTAAAATGAAAAGGGACCTGGAAGCTAAGGCCAAGCAGAGTGCCCACCTGGAGAGCAGCTTGGAAACTGTGGGGAAGGCCTTGGAGGAAGCAGAGCAAAGCCTTCAG GCCCAGAACCAAGAGCTGGAGGAGCTAAATAAGGAGCTGAGGCAGTGTAACTTGCAGCAGTTCATCCAGCAGACAGGAGCCATGGTGACTTCCCCACAGCCCAGATCAGAAGCGGAACCCCAGCTGGATGAAACCAGCTCTGagctgctggctcaccagagaaCCGGAGGTTGGAACACAACTCAAAGG ATCTACTTGAGCCCAGCGCAGATTCACCTCCCCGAGCCACAGCCAAGCAGTTCCTCGGCAATCCACGAAACCTTCAGAACCCCCTGGTGTCCAGCTTGA